Genomic window (Lycium barbarum isolate Lr01 chromosome 2, ASM1917538v2, whole genome shotgun sequence):
GTCGTATAATCAAAATGGGTATCCATGAGGACTTGTTTCTCATGACATTTCTAGTTAATGTTTACGCGAAATGTGGGACGATGGGAAGTGCACGTAAGGTGTTCGATAATTTGCCTAAGAGAAATGTTGTTACTTGGACATCATTAATGTCTGGATATGTTCACAATGGGCAGCCTGAGTTTGCTATTAAGGTGTTCCAAAAAATGCTGGAAGCGGGTGGATTTCCTACGAATTATACGTTAGGTGTTGCGTTCAACGCGTGCTCTTTGTTGGGTCATTTTGAGTTAGGAAAGCAGATTCATGCGTACGTTGTGAAGTATGAAATCGAGGATGACACGAGCATTGGGAATGCTCTATGTAGCTTGTATTCCAAGAGTGGAAATTTGGATTCTTCAGTTAAAGCGTTTCGGATGATTTCTGATAAGAATGTTATTTCGTGGACGACAGCTATATCTGCCTGCGGAGATAACGGGGATTCAGCAATGGGATTAAGCCTGTTTGTTGATATGCTTTGTGCGAATGTGGAGCCTAATGAGTTCACGTTCACAAGCATAATAAGTTTGTGTTGCATAATGGAGGCTTTAAAGATAGGATCACAAATTCATTCTTTGAGCATTAAACTCGGGTACGGGTCTAATTTACGAGTAACGAATTCAATCATGTATTTATACTTGAAGAACGGATGGATTATAGAGGCAAAGAAGCTGTTTGATGGAATGGAGACGATTAGCTTGGTTACGTGGAACGCAATGATTGCaggtaggggtgtcaaatgggtgTGTTGGGCTTGGTGGgtcaaaagttacttgggctgaaatgggctaaaaagcgggtcataacccaacccTCCCTATTTTTACTAAGTTTTAGTTTCTCTGTTTgttatttatgatttttttagTACCTAACaaaactattcttttatttattatgacTATATATAACATGTCAAAGGAGTACAATAACatctttttgaaaatattttgaagagaTTTTTCATGGGTCAATTTGGGCTACATATCAGCCCAATTTTTGATGGGCTGGGCTAATAAATGTGTGGGTCAATGACCAGCCCAAACTTGGGCGGGTCAATGACCAGCCCAAACTTGGGCGGGTCAATGACCAGCCCAAACTTGGGCGGGTCatgttttcatgggctaattttgccACCCCAAATTGCAGGTCTCGCTCAAATGATGGATCTTGGAGAGGATGGTATGGCTTCACATTCGAGCGGTTTTGAGGCACTAAACACTTATTTGAGACTGCATCGGTCGGGGTTGAAGCCTGATTTATTCACCTTCTCGAGTGTGTTAACTGTATGTAGTAGTTTGGTTGCTTTGGAACAAGGAGAGCAAATTCATGCTCAGGTTATTAAGTCCGGGTTTTTGTCTGACGTTGTAGTGGGCACCGCCCTCCTTAACATGTATAATAAATGTGGAAGCATTGATAGGGCAAGTAAAGCTTTCGTAGAGATGTCTACACGAACTTTGATATCTTGGACATCTATGATTACGGCCTTCGCGCAACATGGCTACTCTAAACAAGCGTTGCAGCTCTTTGAGGATATGAGGTTCGTCGGAGTTAGACCGAACAAGGTTACATTTGTGGCGGTGCTCTCTGCATGTAGCCATGCTGGACTGGTCGAAGAGGCATTGGCATACTTCGATATGATGAAAAAAGAGTATAAAATTAAGCCCGTGATGGACCATTATGCATGCTTGATTGATATGTTTGTGAGGTTAGGTAGGATAGATGAAGCTTTTGATTTCGTCAAGAAGATGGATTTTGAGCCTAACGAGTTTATATGGTCACTTCTAATAGCGGGTTGTAGAAGCCATGGGAAATTAGAACAAGGTTTCTATGCTGCTGAACAACTACTAAACCTGAATCCGAAAAATTCAGAAGCTTACTTCTTGTTGTTAAACATGTACATGTCGGCTGAGAGATGGAAAGATGTTTCAAGGGTGAGAAAGTTAATGAAAGATGAAAATATCGGAAAGCTAAAGGATTGGAGCTGGATCAGCATCAGGGAAAAAGTTCATTCGTTTAGAACAGGTGATCGGTTAAATCCTCCATACGGAAATATAGACGATTTCTTAAGTGATTTACATGACAAAGCAAGTACGATGGGATTTGAGTTACAGACAACTTTGGAGCTGAGAAatgaagaagacgatgaaggAACTTTTCCTAGAGGTCGTCACAGTGAAAAGTTGGCTGTTGCGTATGGTTTGTTGAGCACGCCAAGTGCTGCACCTATTCGAGTTATTAAGAGTATTAGCATGTGTAGAGATTGTCACAGCTTTATGAAATTCATCTCACAGCTAACTTCAAGAAAAATCCTCATTAGAGATAGTAAAAGGCTGCACAAATTTGTGAATGGACATTGTTCTTGTGGAGATTTTGGTAGTCTTGTTTAATTCTTTCTCACAGCCTTGAGTTACCTTCCTTCATTGATTATCATAATTTCCTACGCGTTCTTCATCGACTGATCTACTGAATTTAGGTCATGTAGCTTGTCATATGAAAGGAAAATCAGAAAAATAAATAGTGGCTTATACTGAGTTCTGTACTTCTGTAGATTCCAATTGCTATATCAGTTATAATCATGGTTTCTCATACCATCTTTTTGGTTTATATGACATGTGAGACAAGGTTTGAGTTTTATTCTATTTCTTTTTGTCAAGTTAGTGATGTTCTTGAAAAGATAATCAATGCAATTGAGAAATGAGGAAAGACCTAAAAACTGTAGACAGACAGCTCAAGGTAAGAGCATCCATCAAAAGAACAAATTTAATTGAAATTTCAACACCTTGAGGACCCTCCCTTTTGTTCTGGGATCTTGGTTAATTTACTTTCCCTGGGAAATTTGATTGATTCATGCTAAATTTGTGGCGCCAAACCAGTACAACAATAACAGTTAACAACTAATATCTCAATCCCAAACATATTGGGGTTGGCCAATCCAGTAAATTGAAATACTAAACTTGATATTTTGACAGTGTAAGTTAATCGCGATTGTAAAAAGCGTGTGGATAATCGCGATTGTAAAAAGGGTGTTGACTGTTTTTAACCTTAATGATTGCAGATGCTAGATAATTAAAGAAGGTTTTCATAGAGTTAGGTGAGAAACTCCTTATGAATAGTTTCTTCTATCTACTAGTATATTTTTAATTAAGATAAAAACCGGTAAAAGTACATCTTGCTTGAAAAGACCATTGCACAACCTCTCAAGCACTAGATTCAAGCAACTTCATACCACTTCTACGCTTTCACTCTTCAACCTGATCTCTACATTTAAAGCTTAAAAAGCCAAAAGAGGGTCACTATCACTATTTCCTTTTCCCTTCATCCTATGCAGGGCCATATCTTTCCCTTCCTCCCtcctttggaaaagaaagagaaaaaacaaGTTTGTTTGGTATGGCAGAAAACATTTTTCGGAAAATGGCATAGCTGCTAAAGCTCAAGTGTTGGGCATAACATGGCTTTAACAACAATTGCCTTAGCTGTTCACATAAATTTCATGAAACGAGAAAATTCTATTGTTTGCTAAGACTACGGCACTGTTGGTTGCTGAAATTGGAATTGTTTCACAGAAGCTGGTAAAATATTACTATCAACTTGACAAACCCTTCTCTTACTCTCTGCTCTAAGATGATAAATTGTCACATAATAGATACAAAACCTGGGGAAAGCGTGGAAGCTTTAGCCCTCACTTGGCTCTGACTATAAAAGAGTACTGACAGCCTATTGGGTTCAAGAAACTGTAAAATTTATACAAGCACAAAGTACAGACAAATTCCTTAACGCTAAAatatcatctctttctactcctTGTTTTTGTAACCCTTGATTTGTTGCATGATTCATCTGGTGGCCTCCAGATTATATCCTCAAGATTGCCACAAAAGTTCTTGTAAAACTGTAAAACAGTATATGTAATATAAGCACTTGCATTTTTATAAGGGAAGAAGCAAAGAGAGTTTTGGATCATGTATATGTATGAGACAGAACTAACCTTGAGGAATTCACTAGCATCACCGGCTGCTTTCTGAACGTCTACCATGAAAAATGTAGGAGCAACCTCAAAAACCTGTTGAATAAGTAGTAAATATTTAGCTAGCACAAAAAGGGGGCCACACAAATTCAACAACTTCGGAAAGATGTAAACTTGCCTCCAGAATTACAGAGAAATGTGAAGTCTTGTTCGCGGAGAGACCTTCTACCCTCATCTGAGAACAAACAAGCAAAAAAAAAGACTAACATTACGAATTCTCAAAGAAAACTGCTCTAGATGCCACCCTTAATAATAACAAAAGGTATTGGTCTACCTTAAAATTGCGGATATGGGTCTTGAAACCCATGGACTGGGCCACAACTTCCATACTTGATAAAACAACTTTTGCTGGTTTCTGTGTAAGAAAGCGTGTTTGATGATGCCTCATTGAATCCTGTAAATCCAGCATCCACATTTCAATTATCTAAGTTGAAGACTAGCACCTTAATAATAACATGCAACTAACAAAGGATGCGGGggaaattgaacatcagaagcaaGATGTGCCTCTTGTTCTTTGCTCTAAGTCACAACTAGTTGATAAATATGTTGATGGATACTATTACTTCTGATTTAACTGAACGAGAGAAACAACCAGAGCCACGTTGCGAATGGTCAGAACTTTTACCTGCCCGCGGTCAAACAATACGGATAAGTTCAATCCTTGAGAGAGAATAATAAGGTCAAAGGCATTTAGAGCCAGCGGCCCACCATCCGCATTGTCACATTGCTCCTTGGTTGCTTCCTCCTATAAAACGTTATAACATGCCATATAAAGGGGGGAAAGAGAAAGTAAGGATGTGGTGGAGCAAATGAAAATAAATAAACAGTCAATAACAAGAACCTCCATGGAAATATTTTTCACCATACCAAACACTCCCTAAAATCCCTACCAAATTGAAATTTCTTTCATTTTTTGGGTCCATATCCTCTGTTTCTCCGAAGGAAAAGTCCAGAGAGATTCTGAGTAATGCAAGAAGTTATACTAAATGCGCCTTTACAAAACTATTTCCATCATCTAAATCCAAGTGATAGCCCCAATATGATTTTTCACTCAACATTACATTCTCAAGTTAATGCTAACAACACATTCAACTTGAGCAATAAACCAGTACAACCTGATGCTTCAGCAAGCTACTTACCAGCTTGCCACCAAGCAAGCCTGGCAAGAGTTCACTTAAAATCTCAATTCAACAGCAAAATGTTTTATATAGCAAAAGCAGCAATTCAAAGGCTTACAAACCTCAGTATCATCAAAAGCAGCATTAATATCATCTAGATTGACGTCTTCATACTCCATAGCTTTGACAGGAATATAATTTTTTCTAAACCACTCATCATTACGGATCTCTTCAATCCGAAAACGCTGCACAAAATAGTAGAATATCAAAATAGAGGACATTCAAAGTAATAAACCACCATAAAAGTATGTTAGTTTTTGTAAAAGACCAATTTATCTTCATGATCAATATTATTGTATAACGCTTTAAACCTCAACACAGCTACACACTGCAAAAGCAACCCAATAGTAGCATGAATTCATGTAACAGAGAGTATAACgatactttaaaaaataaatagcTCAAGAAGCCATAACAAAATTTAGCATCTTACCACAGAACTATCTAAAAGTTGCAACTTAGCATTTCCTTTTTAAATTTTTCCTTTCCGTTCAGCAATTGCCAGCTACTATCCTAACAGTTTTCCTCCATCTTCTCTTTCCCCTCTTGTCGTGCTGAGTTGTTCTATGTTTATTAATATTTTAGTACTAAGATGGGAAGGAAATGtaagatcaaaacaaaaaaattagACAAAGGAAGAAAGTACGGAAAAAGGTTTAATGAACATAAGAATAGTTCAAACTCTTGGATACTGTCAGCAATAATGACAGTGCAAAgaagaagaatgaaagggaaaacccaaaaggagAAAGTTTCTGGATTGCTGCTCCGGTCCACAACAATGGGGATCATCACGAAAAACTGAAATTTCAGCACAGGGAGTCGGTGACACAAGAAACGTAACAAATATGTAGAGCAACAAAGCAGCACAAATAGCAGCAAGTTTCTTCTttgccctttttttcttttttcttgcgTTCGTTCACTTTCTCTTCTACTTCCCTCCATAGAACCTGcatatttgtttttattattcttCTATTTTTCTGCTAAACTTCTTCCATTCATTTTCCCTCTACTTTCTGATTGGAAAGAGACAAAACAGTAGACCCGTAACATGAACCATAAAAAAAGAACAGTAAGGTTTAGTTAAATGAGAGGCCAAGGAGATGGAGGagaacaaaaataaaaagaagaaacatTAATGGAGAATAGTATAGACAAGTGGCAATTTTTATTATTTTCCAGTGCATGACTTGCTTTAAGCCACATAGACGTCTAATACATATTTTTGACACCAGCTAGCTCTATACTAATGAATTTTGACTTGTACCCAGAAAAAAAGTAGTGAGGAGAGTGCCAGAGGTAGCAAATATGGTTTAATTTGTGTGAGGGGGAAGAAGAGAGGAGAAAAGGAAAAGGACTTTTCTTGCTTCCGTATTTGACATGTTTGTTAATAAATACTATACAGAAAGGATAAGTAGCAACCTTTTACAAGTTTAATCGCTAAATTGCTTTGTGACGGATAAGTTTCCAAAATAAAAAATGTTCAAGGAGCGCAATTTGGTACGAGTACATTATCTGATCAAGTACTTACTGTTTGAGGATTCGGGTCTAAAATTCGATGTATCAGAGATTTTGCTCCGACAGGAAACCAAGACGGGCAGGAAAATTCGGCTCTCTCAATCTGCAGAAATAATAAACATACTTGTTGGTAATTACAACGTTACTACACACACATCTTCTTTACCGTGATGAAATGTGAATTGTCAGCATGAGTTGCTCTGAAATTAAGGAATTCTATTTAAGTTATTTACGCAACCATGAAAAGGCAAAGCTACCTTTGCGTACAGTGTAGTGAGATCAACCTCATCAAAGGGGAGATAACCTGCCATCAGAACATAAAGGATAACACCACAGGACCAGATATCTGCCACAGCACCGTCATAACCTTTGTGACTAAGAACCTATAAAAAGGTCCAATAGCAAGGACAAAAAGGGAAATCTCAATCCATTATAAAAATAAGATGAACCAAAGAACCAAGACTACTATAGTGAAAGCTGCCTAACCTCTGGTGCAACGTAATTGGGAGTTCCACATGTTGTCTTAAGAATATTGACTCCCTATTAGAACATCATCGACACAGTTAGCAGCATAAAGATTTATGCCAATACTATTGTTTTCTGTTAATAGAGAAAAAAAGTAGAGTAGAGTTTTCAGGGATCTTACTTCGCCAGGCGATGCACTAAGTCCAAAATCTGATATTTTCAGATTTCCTTGGGAATCTAGCAGAAGATTTTCGGGCTGAGCAATGTCGAAAACGGCAGTAAGATTTCCATTTAAATGCGTAGTAACTTATTGCTCTTTGATTTTACTTTTCTGTTAACAAGTACCTTTAGATCTCTATGATAAACTCCCTTGATGTGACAATAATCAACTCCATCAATCAATTGTTGAAAGTATCTACGAGACTCGGCTTCACTTAATCGTCCATGGTGGACCTACAAATGCACACCAGAGATCATTCAAAGGAAAGTATACGCTTAAGATAAAATCAAAATAATCTATGTTTGTCCTTAATCCATTTTAAGGGGTG
Coding sequences:
- the LOC132627670 gene encoding pentatricopeptide repeat-containing protein At4g21065-like, which gives rise to MASLPSVVVGNTIKLENDFKKNTVTSLPFEKKNHSPINSDKAMEAFNVEFKEALSLINEGSEKVESAFYVPLLQECIKKNSFAEAEAIHGRIIKMGIHEDLFLMTFLVNVYAKCGTMGSARKVFDNLPKRNVVTWTSLMSGYVHNGQPEFAIKVFQKMLEAGGFPTNYTLGVAFNACSLLGHFELGKQIHAYVVKYEIEDDTSIGNALCSLYSKSGNLDSSVKAFRMISDKNVISWTTAISACGDNGDSAMGLSLFVDMLCANVEPNEFTFTSIISLCCIMEALKIGSQIHSLSIKLGYGSNLRVTNSIMYLYLKNGWIIEAKKLFDGMETISLVTWNAMIAGLAQMMDLGEDGMASHSSGFEALNTYLRLHRSGLKPDLFTFSSVLTVCSSLVALEQGEQIHAQVIKSGFLSDVVVGTALLNMYNKCGSIDRASKAFVEMSTRTLISWTSMITAFAQHGYSKQALQLFEDMRFVGVRPNKVTFVAVLSACSHAGLVEEALAYFDMMKKEYKIKPVMDHYACLIDMFVRLGRIDEAFDFVKKMDFEPNEFIWSLLIAGCRSHGKLEQGFYAAEQLLNLNPKNSEAYFLLLNMYMSAERWKDVSRVRKLMKDENIGKLKDWSWISIREKVHSFRTGDRLNPPYGNIDDFLSDLHDKASTMGFELQTTLELRNEEDDEGTFPRGRHSEKLAVAYGLLSTPSAAPIRVIKSISMCRDCHSFMKFISQLTSRKILIRDSKRLHKFVNGHCSCGDFGSLV
- the LOC132627671 gene encoding CBL-interacting serine/threonine-protein kinase 8-like isoform X1, with amino-acid sequence MVIRKVGKYEVGRTIGEGTFAKVKFAQNTETGESVAMKVLDRSTIIKHKMVDQIKREISIMKLVRHPYVVRLHEVIATRTKIYIILEFITGGELFDKIVHHGRLSEAESRRYFQQLIDGVDYCHIKGVYHRDLKPENLLLDSQGNLKISDFGLSASPGEGVNILKTTCGTPNYVAPEVLSHKGYDGAVADIWSCGVILYVLMAGYLPFDEVDLTTLYAKIERAEFSCPSWFPVGAKSLIHRILDPNPQTRFRIEEIRNDEWFRKNYIPVKAMEYEDVNLDDINAAFDDTEEEATKEQCDNADGGPLALNAFDLIILSQGLNLSVLFDRGQDSMRHHQTRFLTQKPAKVVLSSMEVVAQSMGFKTHIRNFKSFFLLVCSQMRVEGLSANKTSHFSVILEVFEVAPTFFMVDVQKAAGDASEFLKFYKNFCGNLEDIIWRPPDESCNKSRVTKTRSRKR
- the LOC132627671 gene encoding CBL-interacting serine/threonine-protein kinase 8-like isoform X2; the encoded protein is MVIRKVGKYEVGRTIGEGTFAKVKFAQNTETGESVAMKVLDRSTIIKHKMVDQIKREISIMKLVRHPYVVRLHEVIATRTKIYIILEFITGGELFDKIVHHGRLSEAESRRYFQQLIDGVDYCHIKGVYHRDLKPENLLLDSQGNLKISDFGLSASPGEGVNILKTTCGTPNYVAPEVLSHKGYDGAVADIWSCGVILYVLMAGYLPFDEVDLTTLYAKIERAEFSCPSWFPVGAKSLIHRILDPNPQTRFRIEEIRNDEWFRKNYIPVKAMEYEDVNLDDINAAFDDTEEEATKEQCDNADGGPLALNAFDLIILSQGLNLSVLFDRGQDSMRHHQTRFLTQKPAKVVLSSMEVVAQSMGFKTHIRNFKMRVEGLSANKTSHFSVILEVFEVAPTFFMVDVQKAAGDASEFLKFYKNFCGNLEDIIWRPPDESCNKSRVTKTRSRKR